One genomic window of Vulpes vulpes isolate BD-2025 chromosome 11, VulVul3, whole genome shotgun sequence includes the following:
- the LOC112912112 gene encoding olfactory receptor 52D1-like has translation MLGMSAYNKTDVHPSIFILIGIPGLEAAHIWISIPFCVVYLLALLGNCSLLFIIKTDSSLHEPMYLFLCMLAVADLIVCTTAVPKLLSLFWFHDGEIRIEACLTQVFLIHSCSTMESGFFLAMAFDRYIAICNPLRHSAILTQAVIGGMGLGIVLRGTVLLSPHPFLLRWLPYCRTNIISHTYCEFMALIKIACAETRIRRAYSLIVAFLTGGVDFILIICSYVLILHTVFHLPSKEARLKTLGTCGSHICVILVSYTPAFFSFLTHRFGHHVAPHVHIFVANIYLLVPPMVNPIIYGVRTKRIRDRFLKFFSFSKSVN, from the coding sequence ATGCTAGGTATGTCAGCATACAATAAGACTGATGTCCATCCATCAATCTTCATTCTCATTGGCATTCCTGGGCTGGAGGCCGCCCACATCTGGATCTCCATCCCCTTTTGTGTGGTCTACCTTTTGGCCCTCCTGGGAAACTGTTCTCTTCTGTTTATCATCAAGACAGACTCCAGCCTCCATGAGCCAATGTACCTCTTCCTCTGCATGCTGGCTGTGGCTGATCTTATTGTGTGTACTACAGCTGTACCAAAACTCCTTAGCCTTTTCTGGTTCCATGATGGAGAAATTCGTATTGAAGCCTGCCTCactcaagtgttcctgattcactCTTGCTCCACCATGGAATCAGGCTTCTTCCTGGCCATGGCTTTTGACCGTTATATAGCCATTTGTAACCCATTAAGACATTCAGCTATTCTGACACAGGCTGTAATAGGGGGGATGGGTCTAGGTATAGTACTCCGTGGCACAGTACTTCTCAGTCCTCACCCCTTTCTGTTACGTTGGCTTCCCTACTGCAGAACCAATATTATTTCCCACACCTACTGTGAGTTCATGGCCCTTATTAAGATTGCCTGTGCTGAGACAAGAATCCGTAGAGCATACAGCCTCATTGTTGCCTTCCTTACTGGTGGGGTGGACTTCATATTGATTATTTGTTCGTATGTTCTCATACTCCACACAGTCTTCCACCTCCCATCCAAGGAGGCCCGACTCAAGACCTTGGGCACCTGTGGCTCCCATATCTGTGTCATCTTAGTGTCTTATACTCCAgcattcttctctttcctcaccCACAGGTTTGGGCACCATGTGGCTCCCCATGTCCACATATTTGTGGCCAACATCTATCTTCTGGTCCCACCCATGGTGAACCCTATTATCTATGGAGTAAGGACCAAGAGGATACGAGACAGGTTCcttaaatttttcagtttttcaaagtCTGTGAACTAA